Within the Channa argus isolate prfri chromosome 12, Channa argus male v1.0, whole genome shotgun sequence genome, the region TTACAGCATCCTTATTGGCATAAGGATGGTGTTTAATCCAACAATTAATGCTCagatattttcagtatttatcaAAAGTTAAATTAACTTGAGCATATTTGTTTAGCATTTGCTATTATTCGCtagtttttaatgtaaaacaaaaaaggaaaaacaataaacaaatattctAAATCAGTATTTCATGGCCATGCCAAACtgaatttaatatattttgtagtTTGTTAGAAAAATCTTCTTCTGGTGATTATTTGAATCATGTAACATGTTAAGTTCAATCATGTAACATGTGAAGATGTCgtgatttacaaaaaaaaaagcaacctgCAATCGACACTTTAGGATTTTCACTTATATATTTGTAACAGAATCTTTGTGCTGTAtgtgcaatttttttaaatgtaactttgatTCATGACCTGTGTTTACAAATCTGAGCAGTTtatacaaatgttaatttagatttatttttatgcaatGAACTGCaagaacagtgttttttttaaataaatccattaaaaaaaaattttttttgttctttttactttaacttttgaTCTGTTAGTACATATGCAGTCACTTGTAAAAGCATTCATACTCCTTTACGTATCACAGGTTATTGCTGTTTGAATTGCTGACCattgaaacaaacacaagaaatcCCTGTGTAGAATGCCATCAAGATGTAAACCACAGGTCTATGTGGCAGCAAATAGAAGGTGCAACAAAAcccagagaaaacaacaactgaatacaactgaaaaggaaaaggagacaaataataacaaaagaTTTTTCAAGTGAAAGTTGATAGTAGAAAATGGCTCGAACATCCAGTAAAGAAAGTTGTGTACTGTGCTGATTGTACAATGTACGGTGGTGAAAGGGTAAAGGGGGTCTTCTTGGGGTTAGGACAATTTAAAATTCCAAACTATAAAGGACCAAGAATAGTCCATTGGCCATATTGGAAGCATTGCGACTAAATAGGCAAAGTATCACTATTGTTGTGATAACTATACCGTGGGCAAAATATTGTGTCTTCTTTTGAGTTCTCACCCCTATTGTGAACTGACAAGGAGCATGTCTTGAAATGTACACCATACTTTTATAGTGTTAAATAGCTTGTACCACAGTGAGACCTAATGCTGTCTTCTTCTGTGGATGTCTTTCagaaacagagaggaagaaagacacCCAAACGTCACCGCTGTCAGCAATGTGACAAAGCCTTCAGAACACCATCAGAGCTAAAGATTCATCAGAGAGTTCACACAAGAGAGAAACCATACAGCTGTGACCAATGTGGAAAAGGCTTTTTTACAGCAGCTCAGCGGAAAGTCCACCAACGTAGTCACACTGGAGAGAAGCCATACAGTTGTGATCAGTGTGAGAAAACTTTTTCAACATTAAGTCATCTAAAAGTCCACAAACATGTCCATACTGGAGAGAAGCCGTACAGCTGTAACCAATGTGGGGTAGCTTTTCCCACATTAGATAAAGTAAGAAAACATAATCGTGTTCATACTGGAGAGAAACCGTACAGGTGTGATCAGTGTGGAGCATATTTCGTCACAGCAGGTAATCTAAAACAACATAAACTTGTACATACTGGAGAGAGACCATACAGTTGTGACCAATGTGGTAAAGGTTTTACCTGCAGAAGTAATCTGAAAGCCCATCAGAGAAGTCATACTGGTGAAAAACCATACAACTGCAATCAGTGTGAGAAAGCTTTCACCACATTAAATTCCCTAAATGCCCACCAACGAGCTCACACTACGGAGAAACTTTACTGGTGTGACCAGTGTGGAAAAACTTTCTCTCTACACAGAAGCTTAAAAAGGCACCAGGTTCATGTTCATATAGTTTGAAACTGTGATCACAGTGTTTGAGGTTTGAGCACATTAAGTAGTTTAAAACCCACCAACACAtcacatttaacatatttaGTACTTTGAACAGGGTCAGGTCAGATTCCTTTTGTCTATGGGCTAAATATGTTCTGAGATTGATAATAATTAAAACTCACCAAAAAGTTACATGTAAATTGAGTCTTTTTCAACACAAACTGCTATAAACACAGAATGTGTGGGACCAAAGTATGCACCTCATTTGTTCTTCAGACTATGAGTACACAACGTTTTGTAGAGGCAGCGTGAATGAAATTATAAGGAGATGAAATACCCGGtgagaaaaataatgttttacaacTTTTGCTGTCattataattaattttcttttagtaTAAGAGAGAAAACAGTATCACAAGCTAAACAACAATCACAGCACttcagtttgctttttgtttctgtttgactAAATAGTTCATCTGGTGAGTTGTACCCatagttgtgttttattctCATGGATTATAAGAAAATATGCCCCCAACATATCCTACATAGGACCCCTGAACttaatgtctgtctgtctttatgttcattttcacatctttgttttttagttgtgttgCTTTCTGGTCATTGTGCCTCTTTCTTAGTAGCAACATCAGAAGATTGTTGCTGGGGGAGCTAAGGAAAAGCTTAATTGATAAAACCATGGGCTgaacaatttcaaaaacaactaaatatgaTAGACAGCAGCTTTCCACTAATGCCATTTACACCACATTGTAGTTAATGTGTCTGGACTCATCCTGGAAAAAGCTGCTTCATTATGTAGGTAATAAAGTTGTGTGCAAAATACATGCACATTAACCGCTGGTGccagagcagacagagagggaTCAACCTGTATTAACTGAGAGTGTAACTTATCTATTACtattagacaaaaaaacacaggttgAATATATGaggaaaacatacatttttttgttatagCAGGCAGTTAGTTTAAATAACTTGTAGTCTACTCACCAGTTACAGAGGACAAGTCTCTATGTTGTGattacttttaattttgctAATTGTCCAATTCTCTTTTCCTCTTAGCTGTAGGCTACAGTTCTCTACTGAACTATTTTCACTGAATCTTTCTGGATCACAGTCAACTTCAAGCTCATTTAACTGAACAACGCACTGATCCATAAtacagctgctgcagtgttgaACTATTTGTTTATATTCTGCTCACACAGATAGAAGTATCCTGCTGCTGTGATGAGAACCCAACCAAATAACACAGTGACTCAGTTGCTGTTAATTCTCcattaaattgcaaaaaaatacatttattttaataagacttaaatcattttatttacttactttacttaaatttaacacacaaacaaaataattttctttacagAATAATTTGAGAGGAAGATGAGGGTCAGCTCAACTTAAGCACTGTCTTGCGTTGTTGCTCTTTGTTATTCAATTGaatctttttaatgttttttctttgtctttatcttgaccagaaacaaacattacatGTCCCTTCATACAGAGGGGCCATATGAACTGTCAGGATTTTCAGGCAGACGCCAAGAAAATGCaaaccacagcagcagctgcagtgaaaCACAGTTTACTGAGTCCAGACAATAACATAAAGCAGGAAAAGTGGAGTCTGAACTGGGGAGTTTGGAGagtataaatgtaatttaaagtgacATTTATCACTGTGTAGGTTTATTAAAtacttaatataataatataatacaataataatacaattaatacaataataattctttacaattaatacaataataataattgcagTAATTGGACCTAAAACCACCAGAACAAAATACTTGACAAAGTATAACAACATTTCCATTGACCAGTTAGAATCGAGTGACAAAGACCACTGTGTTACAGCTACTTAGCAATAACAAGTTTAggacaattaattattttataaaaattattatttttaaaaacgaAAAACTTTGTTGTGTTCTTTACTAATGTCGATCAGAAATTTCTATGAACCTTTAGAAGAAATATTCTGACCAGTAATAATGTAAAACTAGTTGTCATGAAAAATatctgtactgtaaatgttactAAAAAGTATGTTTGATAAGGAAAATGTgcttattaaaagaaaactgtcTGTGATTCATGTGTCAGCagctttttctttaaagttgcagcttgtttgaacattttttaaaaacttgttaaaatcattatttctaCAAGAATCTGATTATTTGATTTGTAGTAAAGAAAATGGTAAGACACATATCACAATTAGCAGTAGTTCTCTAGAACTCATCCCAATCTGAGCAAATGCCACAGTCCTTTTTCATCTGTGCTTGTAGGTCCTCCAGCTCTCCATCATTTCCACTGGAACCTCCACTTTCAACTGTCAGAGTTTTGAGTATATTAAGGTATCGCAAACATTTGCAGTTACAAAAATTTTGTTTCTAAGTAATGTGAGTTACTGGAGTCTCCATCAGCTCCTTCTTctagaaaaatgcattttttctcTAAGCTTTTGTTTGGATTTACTGGACAGTCTTGGCTCTAAATCATGTTTTAAACCTTAAAGCTATTCAGAACCAAACTATGATGttggaaaactgaaaatgttcttttaagtGAACTCAAAGTTAATTGTTATTCCAGTACTGTGAAGACTTCAACATCAGAGAATCCAGATCTCAGGAACAACAGCTCTGCTCCAGTGCCAGTCATACTGCAGCTGCTAcattttatatctttattttattgctgaCACGGATGCTGATGATAAAATAAGTAACAATAATTGcattaatacatatttataaatgtaaatcattatttattaatgggTTATTATCGTTTTCTGCATCTAAAACTCCATGTGGTTAACAACTTAAATGAACTGCATGTAAGTCATTTTTACATGGGGCAAATTAAAGGaaacacaataaatatacaGATGTTTAAATACAGAGCATGCAGGTAACTGAGGGGCTTTAACAAGACctgaacacaacaaaacacCTGTGGGACCTCAACAAGTCCCACAACCTTATTGTGCACATAGGTTGTTTGTCCTTCTCATTTAGTTGGACTAATGGAAGTCTATTAAAAATGTTGGATTCTGTTGCTTCCACTGGCAGAAAGGTGGTGAAATgttcacacactttttttcccaaaacagtaaaaacctCAGGTGATTTGGTTAGGACCTACCAGTAACTATCCTGTTTGCCCTACAATCATCCTATGGCACAGGAGGACAGTGATCTCCACCACACCCACATctataaaacacagaacaatTTTTTGGAAGAATAATGTTCTGAAACACAGTATTGAATCCAACACTTTTTAATGGTTTACACAGCTGCATTACCACTTATTCAGAGCTCCTTCTTCAACTCACAATACAGTGTTAAAGTGACACTgaaaagaatttcaaaaaaaTGACACTGTTTAGCTGCTACCCACCAAACCACATGATATTCTGACATGCAGAGTTTTCATGGCCTTACTTTTGATCAGGTTTCTTCAAGTTTTATAAACTCAGGTTTCTATCTCAAATAGACTCATGTCACAATAAGTTGTGAAAGTAGCTTAGAGGTAAAAGTAATGTCAACAGATTGTATGAGGTCTTAAAACACGCTGTACATCTAAAGTCAACAAATGATCAAAATGATTCCACTTACAGTGTCTGGTGTCTATAGCTGCTTTGTACTGTGTAAAAAGCTTCTCTGTCAGTTCAGTCTTTTTTCAACCAGATCAGGTTTTCACAAAGTTTATTCAAAGAAGACGTCTGTTTCCTCAGAGTTGACAACAGAAATAGCTTTGTGTGATTCTACAATGACAGGAGACAATAATATGGAGTTGGACGGCTGGAAGATTAAGATTTTCACAGCAGTCTGTAAgcaaatcagccacaacattaaaaccattgGTGGATTTAAGTAACTAAACTACAAAAGAAGCTCACTGTCATTTATAGCAATTTTTCAGAGCAGTCGTGTTGGAAACTGGACGGtggaaatttaaattaaacatattacAAGACAGCTTAGTGTAATTTCTCACATGCCAGAAATCCAACCAATCATCTGCTCACACTAGACGTCACATGACAACCAGTCAGGCCACAATTCAGTATCCataatcaaacccttgcagatgatccaaaacgcagcagctcgcctcatttttaatcagccaaaaaagacccatgtcacaccactcttcagatctctacactggcttcctgtagctgctcgcatcaggttcaaagctctgtctcttgcttacagggttgttaactcgacagctcccgcttacctcaactcactcattcatgtctacaatccttcccgcccgctgcgatctgccaacgaacgacgtctggtggtcccagcaccgcacagaagacaccaagcaaaactgtttagcgcaatgatcccacgatggtggaacgagctaccaaactctgcacgctcagcaaactcactcccaatattcaaaaaactgctgaaaactgaactcttcctcatcttcctatgcacttaaatctataaaataaaaaaaaaatcctttctgctctttctcgcacttgcatcttgtgaactgtgaacacttttctgataggactttgctttgatgttttctccttgacttagatttttgccgccttgtacctcacttgtaagtcgctttggataaaagcgtctgctaaatgactacatgtaaatgtaaatgtaaatatcagaCCTCAGACACAGTGACATCTAGTGGTTTTTGCAGGACACAGCAGCTGGTTTACACAATTTATCACAGTTAATCCTGAAGTTTCTGAGGACACAGAGGTTTCAGAGAACAACTCAGAGGCTCTGTCCTATCAGTGACATCCTCAGGACAGAAGCTGTAGGCCTCTGAGAagccccctcctccccctccagcATCTGACTGTCAGTGTAGTAAAGACATTTTCAGCCTCGTTGTCAGACAGGAGGCACTTAAGTTCAGAAATGTACTTAGTGTCCAGACTTCACCTGATGTCATGAGAAACACGACCCATAATTCATagctctaaataaataaatgaatagtaATGACATTGACATAAGATTCACCACAGTTTTAATGATGTGAGAGGTTTTATATTGAACAGATAGAAGGAGGCTGGTTCTGGTCCATGGATCTTAAAACCTGAACTgagcttcctcttcctctctgattTGACCTGGTGATGGTGAAAGTGTCACTGATGCTGGATGAAATCAGTGACCTCCTCTGTTTTACAGGAAGCAGCTGTTCTCCTGTCCCTGCATCATCAAAGCTCAGAAGACTGGTAACCATGACAACACCCTGAACTATCCTCAGTAAATAACATAAATGCATCAGACACAGTTacattattgtgttgtttacAGCAGCCATATGATCCTGGTGTTGTGTGGTCATCAGCTCATCAAGGCTCATATCTACACTGACACGTGAAGACTGAAGAAAGAGGGACCATGTCCAACGTCTCCTGAAGATACAGATTCTCCCTGTAATACTGCTGCTCACAGCTTCTTCAAACAGTTTTACCACTGGTTCTGTGGTGTGATGATTACTGCAGCAGGTTAACTGTGGTGTGTCCTCATCAGGAACCATCAcatgacacacagacaaaacccaACCTGTAACCTGGACAGTCAGTCCCACGACCTGTTTAAACGTCATCATCCCTCCCAGGGACTGCACTTCCTGAGCACGGACCTGAGCTGGTGATGCTCAGCTGTGTTGCCTCTGACTAAGGTCAAAAGTCATAGACAGGACTAACATGTAAAGAAGAGTCCATGTTAAAGTACATGGGTTTATCATTGATGAGGAACATTGTGTAGTGTTGCAGTGATGTGTGTGGGTTGTTGGTCCAGAGTGTGATTGACTGTGTGatgaatattatattaataagtTAATTTGTCCATAAACTGGTCTGATGTCTCATTGTTGAAGACATGGCCACAGAGTTAGAGCTgtagacagaaaaacatttattttattcttcatgCAGATCAGGTCCATGTACATGGTTATTTACAGCAACGCTCTGTTTACAGTTAAAATCAGaaagagggggggaggggggcaaacacaggacaggaagtaaacagtatgaaaacacacaggaacagttataggaaagaaaaatgtaaagggCTGGAGTGTCGAGGAAAAAGAGATGAGCTATGACAAGACTGTTTCTCACTGAGCATCTTAAAGACACACCGGGGTCTCTGATGTCTCTCAGACATTTAGGACTAGCCTCCTCAATGATAACACAGGGATGAGTGtaggggctcagggtggacaCAGAGACACGTTGGtataaaatgtcttcagtgaTCCTCTGTCTACAGCTCAGGGGGACGTTGTGAGCTGCAGGTCACTAACACAGTATCTACAGTCACTGCATCAGTCCACACACAATATTCCACTGTGACCAAGTGAAAACAGGCTGTTGGAATCTTCTGTTTCACAGAAACTGTGTCAGAAAAGTCAAgtagaagcttttttttttttacttttccttcaGTTGTCAGATTTAAGAACAACATGCAGGAGATGTAAAAATCACAGTGTTAATTAAAGACATCCCCTCAAAGTATCAATGGACAATATACTTAAACTGTGgacatgtgttttctttatttaaggGTGTCGTCATACAGCCTCTTCTTGTCTTCatccattttctttctgttccaaAGTCAGATCAGATAAATAATCAAAGTGATGGATCAGCCATCAGTGGACCAGAGCAGTTCctgaggagacagagaaaaacaaagtgatggTCAAACACAGACTCAGCACTGAGGTTCATATGATAACAGAGACATTGATCTCCTGTGAGTAAAAGGCAAAAACTGATCAATACACACTGATAGCTGGTTCTCTGCTTTTTCCATCATCATCAGGAGGCATCTGATTGGGCCCAGATTGATTTTGCAGCAGGACAATAAGTCAAACATCTGAAGAACTGCAACTTTTCCTTGTGtgaaaaactgaatatttgaaCTGAACGTCACTTCAAACTGTTCAGTCTCTTAGTCCAACAGGCCCTTAGATGTAGATCAGCCTCTACATCACTGTGGTCTCTACATCACTGAGTCAGTCTGAGACAGAACTGATCCACAGAACTGCTGAGGGAAGGTGTGAACAGGTAACAGGAAGAACTGGATCTGGTTTAGAGACGGCACTGACTGATTTTGTCTGTGACAAACCAGAGTCACACAGTCAGAGAAAAACATCCCGTCACTTCCTTCTACTTCCTCTCCTGAGTCACTGCAGGCAGTAAGAAAACCAGACAGTAACCAGGTCACTAAACCAGGAGTGAAGAAAATGAGAACACAGCAGTGATCAGACCTTTTCCTTCAGCAGCATGAGATCTGACCTCAGGTCAGTCTGTCAGCTCTGTAGGTGAGGATACAGTAAAACCTCATGTAATGATTTAATCCACATCATGTAAAAACCTGCAGGGGGTGGTGTGTCAGTTAATGAACACATGTTTTAGAACTGAGCTGATGAACTAACATTAGAATTAAACAGCTGTATCCAGTAAAATCcattacattatattttccAGGATTTCAGAGTTATCAGCAGGATCCCAGAACCTCAGAACTGTGTAGTGGATTTATACTCACTTTTGACCAAGAGTTTCAAAATTTTCTGTGCCAGGATGTCTCCATCTctgtagacggtgcaggtgTAGACGCCAGTGTCTTTACAGACTGGGTTCTTCAGaatcagactgaggtctccagtttccagcgggtctttcttcatctctgtgcGACCTCTGTAGgagctgtgctttttaaattcattgtttAGGCCCTTCCCAAACACGAGGACTGTTTTGCGGTTGGTGCCTGAGAGTCTCCACTT harbors:
- the LOC137136976 gene encoding zinc finger protein 664-like isoform X2; amino-acid sequence: MMEENQDYHKNEMKAENRDPDYVDQDQYNIEIKDENQDPDFIDHEQHEREIKLQNQDPDFTDEDQNEMKQENQDPGFIYYKTEVQEENQDPDFMDYKTEIKIEYQDQSEIKEEKQDPDFIDYKTDIKVEYQDPDFGDQDPDFVDQDPNFGDHDQSEIQEKTQDPDSRSSYPGPSDHQKQRGRKTPKRHRCQQCDKAFRTPSELKIHQRVHTREKPYSCDQCGKGFFTAAQRKVHQRSHTGEKPYSCDQCEKTFSTLSHLKVHKHVHTGEKPYSCNQCGVAFPTLDKVRKHNRVHTGEKPYRCDQCGAYFVTAGNLKQHKLVHTGERPYSCDQCGKGFTCRSNLKAHQRSHTGEKPYNCNQCEKAFTTLNSLNAHQRAHTTEKLYWCDQCGKTFSLHRSLKRHQVHVHIV